In the Lactobacillus paragasseri genome, GAAAAGTTTAACCATTTTTAATTTATCTTCAGGTAGCACATCAGCGATTCCTGCTAAATCATTAACATCAGTTTTATCATTAAAATCGTGAATTGAAATTACTTTTCCGGTTAAGCCAACTTCTTTTGCAACTGCTTCAGCAGTTCTGCGATTATCTCCAGTCAGCATAATTGGCTTGATTCCACGCTTCTTAAGCTCTTCTAAAGCCTTTTTTGAATCTGATCTGACTTTGTCGCGTAAAATAAATACACCGGAGAGTTTATCATTAATTAAAACAGCAACTGAGCGTCCCGCTGTGAAATCAATGTTTTTTGCCTCTTGATCAGCATTTTTATCAATTAAAGATAGCTGCTTAAAAGAACCTAATTTAATATTGTAGTTTTTAACTTCAGCCATCGAATAGCCAGTATTGGAAGTAAAAGGCGTAAAAGAGTTAGGTATATCAGGAGTAATTCCTTTTTCTGTCAGATAGTCGTTAATAGCTGTATCTATAATGCTTGGGCTACGCTTATCTATTGCAGCTCCAACTAAAGCTAAAACCTCTTTATTTTGAAGTTTGCTTAAATTATCCCATTGAGAAACTGCGGTTTTATTTTCGGTGATAGTTCCAGTTTTATCAAGTAAAAGCAAGTTTAAGTTAGCAGCGTCTTGAATTCCTGTTAAGTCTGAAGTTAGAACACCTTCTTTGCTAAGGCGCGTAGCTTCAAAGGAGTTAGATAAGGCAAAAGTAGATGGCATTGCAACCGGGATAGAAGCGATGAACATCATGGCCAAGAATGGCAACATTTCAATGACATTTTGTCCCCTAATTAAAGCAGCAATTACTAAAATTAAGGTTAAAACTCCATCTAATAAACAAAGGTAGTAAATAATTCTTGTAAGAAGTTGTTGCAAGTGACCTGGAGCTGCAGAATTATTAATTAAGTTAATAGTTTTACCTGAGCGAGAATTACTTCCAGTTGCAATTACTGTCGCAAGCGCATCACCATCAACTACAGTAGTTCCAGCATAGGCAGTTTTGCCAACAGATTTTTTTATAGCTTTTGACTCGCCTGTGATAGAGCTTTCATCAACTGTAATTTGACCTTGGACAATTTTTACATCAGCGGCCAAAACATCTCCGCGTTTTAAACTAATTAAGTCTCCCGCAGCTAAAAACTTTGAATTAAGCTGCTTCCATTTTCCATTTCGTTTTACTGAAACAGTAGGAGTTAATTCGTGAGAAATTGTATTTAAAACTCGACGAGATTTTTTCTTTTGAGTTGCACCATTAAAAGCAGCAAACAAAAGCATCAGTAAAACAAATAGGGACTGAATCCACTTGCCCAAAATGCATTCTAAGATTAGGGCGGCTTCTAAGATCCAAGCAGATAAGTTCCATAATTTTGACATGAATTCTTTAAAGAAATTAAATTCAGGTTCAGGTACTTCATTGAGACCGTCTTTTTTTAGACGCTCTTTTGCTTGGGCGTCAGTCAGTCCATTTAAGTCTTTATTTTCCATGAAAATCCTCCATTAAATCTTTATTTCCTAAAGTATTTTAGCGCAGTTCTTGCTATTAAGAAAATATCAAATTAAGATATAAGATATTAAAAAAATAGATATCAATTAAGAAGATGAACGATAATGAATCTAAAACAATTAAAATATTTTTTAGTGGTAGCTGAAGAAAGACAGATTACATCGGCTGCTAAAAAATTATTTATTGCTCAACCACCATTGAGTTATCAATTGAAACAATTAGAAAAAGAAATTGGGGCACAACTTTTTATTAGAAATGCTCATGGGATGGAATTAACTGAAGAGGGGAAGGCTTTTCAAAAGTATGCTGAAAAAATTGTTGACCTTAGCTTAACTGCGAC is a window encoding:
- a CDS encoding HAD-IC family P-type ATPase, with product MENKDLNGLTDAQAKERLKKDGLNEVPEPEFNFFKEFMSKLWNLSAWILEAALILECILGKWIQSLFVLLMLLFAAFNGATQKKKSRRVLNTISHELTPTVSVKRNGKWKQLNSKFLAAGDLISLKRGDVLAADVKIVQGQITVDESSITGESKAIKKSVGKTAYAGTTVVDGDALATVIATGSNSRSGKTINLINNSAAPGHLQQLLTRIIYYLCLLDGVLTLILVIAALIRGQNVIEMLPFLAMMFIASIPVAMPSTFALSNSFEATRLSKEGVLTSDLTGIQDAANLNLLLLDKTGTITENKTAVSQWDNLSKLQNKEVLALVGAAIDKRSPSIIDTAINDYLTEKGITPDIPNSFTPFTSNTGYSMAEVKNYNIKLGSFKQLSLIDKNADQEAKNIDFTAGRSVAVLINDKLSGVFILRDKVRSDSKKALEELKKRGIKPIMLTGDNRRTAEAVAKEVGLTGKVISIHDFNDKTDVNDLAGIADVLPEDKLKMVKLFQKDGYIVGMTGDGVNDAPALKQAEVGIAVSNAADVAKRSGKMVLLEDGLTPIVKILDAGHRVYQRMTTWSLTKLSRTAELTMLLTFGYLCFNYIPMALNAMVIYTIMNNMVTMMIGTDNTHITYKPESWNMLKLAKIAFSLAAGWTVIGFGFVWYLVSHNYAQGTVSTMVYVYLVLSAMLIVLITRTRKFFWQSAPSKSVAIVQIIDVLLTFTLALLGLAMTKINFTNLGLTIIVALIAAIVIDLFYQPIMKNK